Proteins encoded within one genomic window of Sporichthyaceae bacterium:
- the lpdA gene encoding dihydrolipoyl dehydrogenase, with amino-acid sequence MTAGSEYDLVILGGGSGGYACALRAAQLGMSVVLIEKDKLGGTCLHKGCIPTKALLHAAEVADLAKESEQFGVRATFDGIDMPGVNSYRDGVVNKLYKGLQGLIKSRKIVTVQAEGKLTGPNTVEAGGVRYVGKHVVLATGSVARSIPGLEIDGNRILSSDHALTLDYVPKSVVVLGGGVIGVEFASVWRSFGAEVTIIEALPHLVPAEDENNSKLLERAFRKRGINFEVGARFTGVEYTETGVRVSTDTGKQVEAELLLVAIGRGPVSEGLGYAEVGVAMDRGYVKVDSLCQTSVPTISAVGDLIPTLQLAHVGFGEGILVAERLAGLPVVPIDYDGVPRVTYSEPEVASVGLTEAAAKERYGADTIETVVYDLAGNGKSQILRTAGAVKLVRRVDGPVVGLHIVGSRAGELVSEAQLIYNWEALPSEVASLIHMHPTQGEAIGEAHMALAGKPLHAHG; translated from the coding sequence GTGACAGCCGGCTCCGAGTACGACCTGGTCATCCTCGGCGGCGGGAGCGGCGGCTACGCCTGCGCGTTGCGCGCGGCCCAGCTCGGGATGTCCGTCGTCCTCATCGAGAAGGACAAGCTCGGCGGGACCTGTCTGCACAAGGGCTGCATCCCGACCAAGGCCTTGCTGCACGCGGCCGAGGTCGCCGACCTGGCGAAGGAGAGCGAGCAGTTCGGCGTCCGCGCCACCTTCGACGGCATCGACATGCCCGGCGTGAACTCCTACCGCGACGGCGTGGTCAACAAGCTCTACAAGGGCCTGCAGGGGCTGATCAAGAGCCGCAAGATCGTCACGGTCCAGGCCGAGGGCAAGCTCACCGGCCCGAACACGGTCGAGGCGGGCGGTGTCCGCTACGTCGGCAAGCACGTCGTGCTGGCCACCGGCTCGGTCGCGCGCTCGATCCCCGGCCTGGAAATCGACGGTAACCGGATCCTCAGCTCCGACCACGCCCTCACGCTGGACTACGTGCCCAAGTCCGTGGTGGTCCTCGGCGGCGGCGTGATCGGCGTCGAGTTCGCCAGCGTGTGGCGGTCCTTCGGCGCCGAGGTGACGATCATCGAGGCGCTGCCGCACCTGGTCCCGGCCGAGGACGAGAACAACTCCAAGCTGCTGGAGCGGGCCTTCCGTAAGCGCGGCATCAACTTCGAGGTCGGCGCCCGGTTCACCGGTGTCGAGTACACCGAGACCGGGGTCCGCGTCAGCACGGACACCGGCAAACAGGTCGAGGCCGAACTGCTGCTGGTCGCGATCGGTCGTGGGCCGGTCTCCGAGGGCCTCGGCTACGCCGAGGTCGGGGTCGCGATGGACCGCGGCTACGTCAAGGTCGACTCCCTGTGCCAGACCAGCGTCCCGACGATCTCCGCGGTCGGCGACCTGATCCCGACCCTCCAGCTGGCCCACGTCGGGTTCGGCGAGGGCATCCTGGTCGCGGAGCGACTGGCCGGGCTGCCGGTCGTCCCGATCGACTACGACGGTGTCCCGCGGGTCACCTACTCCGAGCCCGAGGTTGCCTCGGTCGGCCTGACCGAGGCCGCGGCCAAGGAGCGCTACGGCGCGGACACGATCGAGACCGTCGTGTACGACCTGGCCGGGAACGGCAAGAGCCAGATCCTGCGCACCGCGGGCGCGGTGAAGCTGGTCCGCCGGGTCGACGGCCCCGTTGTCGGGTTGCACATCGTCGGCTCCCGGGCCGGCGAGCTCGTCTCCGAGGCCCAGCTGATCTACAACTGGGAAGCCCTGCCCAGCGAGGTCGCGTCCCTGATCCACATGCACCCGACACAGGGCGAGGCCATCGGCGAGGCCCACATGGCCCTGGCCGGCAAACCCCTGCACGCCCACGGTTGA
- a CDS encoding leucyl aminopeptidase: MATISLSNKAVTEVKADAVVVGVAAGPRGPVLTDGAKAVEAALGTKLPALLSALGHDGKAEVVAKLPGGSKIAAAVVVIVGLGKAPTGRAGWDNETLRRAAGAATRSLAGTRSVAVSLPDADADAVGAVAEGALLGAYAYLRYRSEGNASAEKPPVAAITVCTASAGAAATKAAVSRAEVLAEAVALVRDLVNTPPSDLRPADLAGEAANVGAVTGIKVEVMDDKALKKGGYGGIIGVGQGSSSPPRMVKLTWRHPKAKAHLALVGKGVTFDSGGLSLKPADAMITMKCDMGGAAAVMAATRAIARLKLPVNVTTWAPMVENMPSGTAQRPSDVLTMYSGKTVEVLNTDAEGRLILADALARACEDSPDVLVDVATLTGAVVIALGSRTSAIMSNDDDLRARVQDAADRAGERMWPMPLPEELRAGLKSSVADLANIGERFGGALTAAIFLKEFVAEGTKWAHLDIAGTAFNESEPWGYTPKGGTGIAVRTLVRIAEDLATSS; encoded by the coding sequence GTGGCGACGATCTCCCTGAGCAACAAGGCGGTCACCGAGGTCAAGGCGGACGCCGTGGTGGTCGGGGTGGCCGCCGGGCCGCGCGGCCCGGTCCTCACCGACGGCGCGAAGGCCGTCGAGGCCGCGTTGGGCACGAAACTGCCAGCGCTGCTGAGCGCGCTCGGGCACGACGGCAAGGCCGAGGTGGTCGCCAAGTTGCCCGGTGGCAGCAAGATCGCGGCTGCGGTGGTCGTGATCGTCGGCCTGGGCAAGGCACCGACCGGTCGGGCCGGGTGGGACAACGAGACCCTGCGCCGCGCCGCCGGTGCCGCGACCCGGTCGCTGGCCGGCACCCGGTCGGTGGCCGTCTCGCTGCCGGACGCCGACGCCGACGCGGTCGGCGCCGTGGCCGAGGGGGCGCTGCTCGGTGCCTACGCGTACCTGCGTTACCGCAGCGAGGGCAACGCCTCGGCCGAGAAGCCCCCGGTGGCCGCGATCACGGTGTGCACCGCGTCGGCCGGCGCGGCTGCCACGAAGGCCGCGGTGAGCCGGGCCGAGGTCCTCGCCGAGGCCGTGGCCCTGGTGCGCGACCTGGTCAACACCCCGCCGTCGGACCTGCGGCCCGCGGATCTTGCCGGCGAGGCCGCCAACGTGGGCGCGGTGACCGGCATCAAGGTCGAGGTGATGGACGACAAGGCCCTGAAGAAGGGCGGTTACGGCGGCATCATCGGCGTCGGGCAGGGCTCCAGCAGCCCGCCGCGGATGGTGAAACTGACGTGGCGTCACCCCAAGGCCAAGGCGCACCTGGCGTTGGTCGGCAAGGGCGTGACGTTCGACTCCGGAGGCCTGTCGCTCAAGCCGGCCGACGCGATGATCACGATGAAGTGCGACATGGGCGGCGCCGCCGCGGTAATGGCTGCGACCCGTGCCATCGCCCGGCTCAAGCTCCCGGTGAACGTCACCACCTGGGCACCGATGGTCGAGAACATGCCCTCGGGCACCGCGCAGCGCCCGTCCGACGTGCTGACGATGTACTCCGGCAAGACCGTCGAGGTCCTGAACACCGACGCCGAGGGCCGGTTGATCCTGGCCGACGCACTGGCCCGGGCCTGTGAGGACTCCCCCGACGTGCTGGTCGACGTGGCCACACTGACCGGCGCGGTCGTGATCGCGCTGGGCAGCCGGACGTCGGCGATCATGTCCAACGACGACGACCTGCGCGCCCGGGTCCAGGACGCCGCCGACCGCGCCGGCGAGCGGATGTGGCCGATGCCGCTGCCGGAGGAGCTGCGGGCCGGCCTGAAGTCGTCGGTCGCCGACCTCGCCAACATCGGTGAGCGATTCGGCGGCGCGCTGACCGCCGCGATCTTCCTCAAGGAGTTCGTCGCCGAGGGCACCAAGTGGGCCCACCTGGACATCGCCGGGACGGCGTTCAACGAGTCCGAGCCCTGGGGCTACACCCCGAAGGGCGGCACCGGCATCGCGGTGCGAACTCTGGTGCGGATCGCCGAGGACCTCGCCACCTCCAGCTGA
- the gcvT gene encoding glycine cleavage system aminomethyltransferase GcvT, with protein MTAVAPLRRSPLYEHHRALGAKLADFGGWEMPIDYGAAPMKLGVVAEHTAVRTGVGVFDVSHLGKATVRGPGAAEFVDSCLTNSLARIKPGQAQYTLCCEASGGIVDDLIVYLRDDTDLLLVPNAANTAEVARRLAAAAPTGVEVRDRHTEFAVLAVQGPDADRLLGQLGLPVGHDYMSFVDGNWNGRPVTVCRSGYTGERGYEVLPRWGDAAPLWEALLAAGGTPCGLGARDTLRTEMGYPLHGQDISLDVSPVTAGLGWAVGWDKPEFWGRDVLAAERAAGRTRRLVGVEALDRSIPRPHMTVLGDGAAVGEVTSGTFSPTRKVGIGLALLAAGIADGTEVSVDVRGRPGAFRVVKPPFVPSHVR; from the coding sequence GTGACCGCCGTTGCGCCGCTGCGCCGCTCCCCGCTGTACGAACACCACCGGGCGTTGGGGGCGAAACTCGCGGACTTCGGCGGGTGGGAGATGCCCATCGATTACGGGGCCGCGCCGATGAAACTGGGTGTGGTCGCCGAGCACACCGCGGTCCGTACCGGCGTCGGCGTGTTCGACGTCAGCCACCTGGGCAAGGCCACCGTCCGCGGACCGGGTGCCGCGGAGTTCGTCGACTCGTGCCTGACCAACTCGTTGGCCCGGATCAAGCCCGGCCAGGCGCAGTACACGCTGTGCTGCGAGGCGAGCGGCGGCATCGTCGACGACTTGATCGTCTACCTGCGCGACGACACCGATCTGCTGCTGGTCCCGAACGCGGCCAACACCGCCGAGGTGGCCCGACGGCTGGCCGCGGCCGCCCCGACCGGCGTGGAGGTCCGCGACCGGCACACCGAGTTCGCAGTGCTGGCCGTGCAGGGCCCGGATGCCGATCGCCTGCTCGGGCAACTCGGACTGCCGGTCGGCCACGACTACATGAGCTTCGTCGACGGGAACTGGAACGGACGACCGGTGACGGTGTGCCGCAGCGGCTACACCGGCGAGCGGGGCTACGAGGTGCTGCCCCGTTGGGGCGACGCGGCACCGCTGTGGGAGGCGCTGCTGGCGGCCGGCGGGACACCGTGCGGGCTCGGCGCCCGCGACACCCTGCGCACCGAGATGGGCTACCCGCTGCACGGCCAGGACATTTCGCTCGACGTGAGCCCGGTGACCGCGGGCCTGGGCTGGGCCGTCGGCTGGGACAAGCCGGAGTTCTGGGGCCGCGACGTTCTCGCCGCGGAGCGGGCCGCCGGGCGCACCCGGCGACTCGTCGGGGTGGAGGCCCTGGACCGGTCCATCCCGCGCCCGCACATGACCGTGCTCGGCGACGGCGCCGCGGTCGGCGAGGTCACCTCCGGTACGTTCTCGCCGACCCGGAAGGTCGGCATCGGGCTGGCGTTGCTGGCGGCCGGGATCGCCGACGGCACCGAGGTCAGCGTCGACGTCCGCGGCCGGCCGGGCGCGTTCCGGGTGGTCAAGCCGCCGTTCGTGCCCTCGCACGTTCGCTGA
- a CDS encoding adenosylcobinamide-GDP ribazoletransferase, giving the protein MTGDAQPEPVGGLVNLREGLRLSLGTFTVLPVGPVRTDRRTAGPAMLFAPLVGAGLGAICGGAGWLALRVQTSALVAAAIAVGLLALLTRGMHLDGLADTADGLGTGRDPARALAAMKDPHVGAFGVVTLGLTLLVQSAALADQMGRGRSGRVVLMLALAATVGRGNLPWACRAGVRAARPDGLGATVAGSVDPLVALGTLIAVVAAVTAAGGSSFGWFRAAAAALLAWAAVEGLLRRCLARFGGITGDVLGAVVEVGTTVVLIVLSTAPYSYYVGVLD; this is encoded by the coding sequence GTGACCGGCGACGCCCAGCCCGAGCCGGTCGGCGGGCTGGTGAACCTGCGCGAGGGCCTGCGGCTGTCGCTCGGAACGTTCACGGTCCTGCCGGTCGGGCCGGTGCGGACGGATCGGCGGACGGCCGGGCCGGCGATGCTGTTCGCGCCGTTGGTGGGGGCCGGGCTCGGCGCGATCTGCGGCGGGGCCGGCTGGCTGGCCCTGCGGGTGCAGACCTCGGCCCTGGTCGCGGCCGCGATCGCGGTCGGGCTGCTCGCCCTGCTGACCCGCGGCATGCACCTGGACGGCCTGGCCGACACCGCCGACGGCCTGGGCACCGGACGCGACCCGGCCCGGGCGCTGGCGGCGATGAAGGACCCGCACGTCGGCGCCTTCGGCGTGGTGACGCTGGGCCTCACGCTGCTGGTCCAGTCCGCTGCGCTGGCCGACCAGATGGGCCGGGGCCGCAGCGGCCGGGTGGTGCTGATGCTCGCGCTGGCCGCCACAGTCGGCCGGGGCAACCTGCCGTGGGCCTGCCGGGCCGGCGTCAGGGCGGCACGTCCGGACGGGTTGGGCGCAACGGTGGCCGGGTCGGTGGACCCGCTGGTGGCGCTCGGAACGCTGATCGCCGTGGTCGCGGCCGTGACCGCCGCCGGTGGGTCGAGCTTCGGCTGGTTCCGCGCCGCCGCGGCTGCACTGCTGGCCTGGGCCGCGGTCGAGGGGCTGCTGCGCCGGTGCCTGGCCCGGTTCGGCGGGATCACCGGCGACGTGCTCGGCGCCGTGGTGGAGGTCGGAACCACGGTCGTGCTGATCGTGCTGTCGACCGCCCCGTACAGCTATTACGTGGGCGTCCTCGACTGA
- a CDS encoding bifunctional adenosylcobinamide kinase/adenosylcobinamide-phosphate guanylyltransferase, translated as MDSSANAGARRVLFLGGARSGKSVAAETRAAVVAGPAGVRYVATAPHRPDDAEWALRVAEHRSRRPAHWHTVETGDVAAELGRPGVALVDCLSLWLTRVLDEAGAWDDAPGATAEVDRRCAALVQAWRTAPGYVIAVSSEVGLGVVPATPAGRLFRDRLGRLNTAVASASDEVALVVAGRLLTLTDAGLT; from the coding sequence ATGGACAGTTCAGCGAACGCCGGCGCGCGGCGCGTGCTCTTCCTGGGCGGTGCCCGGTCCGGAAAGTCGGTGGCCGCCGAGACCCGGGCGGCAGTGGTGGCCGGTCCGGCCGGGGTCCGGTACGTGGCCACGGCCCCGCATCGCCCGGACGACGCCGAGTGGGCCCTCCGGGTCGCCGAGCACCGCTCCCGACGGCCGGCGCACTGGCACACCGTGGAGACCGGGGACGTGGCCGCGGAGCTGGGCCGGCCGGGCGTGGCGCTGGTCGACTGCCTGAGCCTGTGGCTGACCCGGGTGCTCGACGAGGCCGGCGCGTGGGACGACGCCCCCGGTGCCACCGCCGAGGTGGACCGCCGGTGCGCGGCGCTGGTGCAGGCCTGGCGCACCGCGCCCGGCTACGTGATCGCGGTCAGCAGCGAGGTCGGGCTGGGGGTCGTGCCCGCGACACCCGCCGGCCGGCTGTTCCGCGACCGCCTGGGCCGGTTGAACACCGCGGTCGCGTCGGCCTCCGACGAGGTCGCGCTGGTCGTCGCGGGCCGGTTGCTGACGTTGACCGACGCGGGACTCACGTGA
- a CDS encoding DUF3043 domain-containing protein encodes MFTRRDKTTTEVVEEPLGSGKGHATPKRRDAERERRERVKGPSDPKLARKVDRQRAMSERRARNEGMMRGEERYLTTRDVGPRRRFIRDWIDTRFTAAELFLPSAVLILVVSMLGNAGRALSVLIWIALIPVIAVDSLIWTRKLRRQVGEKFPNEPRKGDTLYAFMRAMLVRRMRTPRAAVARRKLRG; translated from the coding sequence GTGTTCACCCGCCGCGACAAGACCACGACCGAGGTGGTCGAGGAACCCCTGGGTTCTGGCAAGGGCCACGCGACCCCGAAGCGCCGCGACGCCGAGCGCGAGCGCCGCGAGCGGGTGAAGGGGCCCAGCGACCCGAAGCTGGCCCGTAAAGTCGATCGGCAACGGGCCATGAGCGAACGGCGCGCCCGCAACGAGGGCATGATGCGCGGCGAGGAGCGCTACCTGACGACCCGCGACGTCGGCCCACGGCGGCGCTTCATCCGCGACTGGATCGACACCCGGTTCACCGCCGCGGAGCTGTTCCTGCCGTCCGCGGTGCTGATCCTGGTGGTCAGCATGCTGGGCAACGCCGGTCGCGCCCTGTCGGTGCTGATCTGGATCGCGCTGATACCGGTGATCGCCGTCGACTCACTGATCTGGACCCGCAAGTTGCGGCGCCAGGTCGGGGAGAAGTTCCCGAACGAGCCCCGCAAGGGCGACACACTGTACGCGTTCATGCGCGCGATGCTCGTCCGCCGGATGCGGACCCCGCGGGCGGCCGTGGCCCGGCGCAAGCTGCGGGGCTGA
- a CDS encoding SIS domain-containing protein: MPAEEFDDTRLDDPESLAVVDSALRGLAEAGARVRHEVNAATDAMAALGDLPRPRAVVAAGADARLLRAVLEPWCPVPFVAWPGPSLPGWAGALDLVVVIAPGSHSPEAAGAAAEAVRRGCGLLVSAPATSPLAETSAGRSTVLLPTQTPDVLAVAVVSLQALHCLGLGPEVDAEEVATALVDTAMRCGPRNNLSANPAKDIAVLLADATPLVWGGSVLAARAGRRFAEALRKATGRTALAADAEHLMPLIRSAPRHDTFADPYDTESQARPVLLTLDDGSDDPAIRIRRGRLLAEAEANGVRHRAVSCVEGGAVSRYAALHSTGQYAALYLGLGLGVARPSQV; the protein is encoded by the coding sequence ATGCCCGCCGAGGAGTTCGACGACACCCGCCTCGACGACCCCGAGTCGCTCGCCGTGGTCGACAGCGCCCTGCGTGGCCTGGCCGAGGCCGGTGCCCGTGTGCGTCACGAGGTCAACGCCGCCACCGATGCGATGGCCGCCCTCGGCGACCTGCCGCGCCCCCGCGCAGTGGTGGCCGCGGGCGCCGACGCCCGACTGCTGCGGGCCGTGCTCGAGCCGTGGTGCCCCGTGCCGTTCGTGGCCTGGCCCGGGCCGAGCCTGCCCGGATGGGCGGGCGCGCTCGACCTGGTCGTGGTGATCGCACCCGGTTCGCACAGCCCCGAGGCGGCCGGCGCCGCAGCCGAGGCGGTCCGCCGAGGCTGTGGGTTGCTGGTCTCGGCGCCGGCCACCTCGCCGCTGGCCGAGACGTCGGCCGGGCGCTCCACGGTGCTGCTGCCGACCCAGACCCCCGACGTGCTGGCGGTGGCCGTCGTGTCGCTGCAAGCCCTGCACTGCCTGGGCCTCGGCCCCGAGGTAGACGCCGAGGAGGTGGCCACGGCGCTGGTCGACACCGCGATGCGCTGCGGGCCGCGCAACAACCTCTCGGCCAACCCGGCCAAGGACATCGCGGTGCTGCTGGCCGACGCCACCCCGTTGGTGTGGGGCGGCTCGGTGCTGGCCGCTCGGGCCGGACGACGGTTCGCGGAGGCGCTGCGCAAGGCCACCGGTCGTACCGCGCTTGCTGCCGATGCCGAGCACCTGATGCCGTTGATCCGGTCCGCACCTCGGCACGACACATTCGCCGACCCGTACGACACCGAGTCGCAGGCCCGACCGGTGCTGCTGACCCTGGACGACGGCTCCGACGACCCGGCCATCCGGATCCGTCGCGGCCGGTTGCTGGCCGAGGCGGAGGCGAACGGGGTCCGCCACCGGGCGGTCTCGTGCGTCGAGGGTGGGGCGGTGAGCCGTTACGCGGCGCTGCACTCCACGGGCCAGTACGCGGCGCTCTACCTCGGGCTCGGCCTGGGTGTGGCCCGCCCCTCCCAGGTCTGA
- the nadA gene encoding quinolinate synthase NadA has translation MTAVPLTLLVGSAADPFSERGVECPGDLPPAADPELTARAAAAKAALGDRVFVLGHHYQRDEVIEFADVTGDSFKLAREAAAQPAAEFIVFCGVHFMAESADILTADSQRVILPDLAAGCSMADMASPDQVDDAWDVLSDAGVAATTVPVSYMNSSAAIKAFTGRHGGTICTSSNARRALEWAFTQGAKVLFLPDQHLGRNTAVRDLGLSLDDCVVYDPHRPGGGLMEGQLRDARIILWRGHCSVHGRFTLKNVDDVRARIPGVNVLVHPECTHEVVSAADQVGSTEHIIRVLDAAPAGSAWAVGTELNLVRRLAAAHPDKQVTFLDSTVCYCSTMNRIDLPHLVWTLESLVAGAVRNVITVDPETTAAARAALDQMLALPGI, from the coding sequence GTGACCGCGGTTCCACTGACCTTGTTGGTCGGCAGCGCGGCCGACCCGTTCTCCGAGCGCGGTGTCGAGTGCCCGGGTGATCTGCCACCGGCCGCCGACCCCGAGTTGACCGCGCGGGCCGCGGCCGCGAAAGCCGCCCTGGGCGATCGGGTGTTCGTGCTCGGTCACCACTACCAACGCGACGAGGTCATCGAGTTCGCCGACGTGACCGGCGACTCGTTCAAGCTGGCCCGCGAAGCCGCGGCGCAACCGGCGGCCGAGTTCATCGTGTTCTGCGGCGTGCACTTCATGGCCGAGTCCGCGGACATCCTCACGGCGGACTCGCAGCGGGTGATCCTGCCCGACCTGGCGGCCGGCTGCTCGATGGCCGACATGGCCTCGCCCGACCAGGTCGACGACGCCTGGGACGTGCTGAGCGACGCCGGCGTCGCAGCCACGACCGTCCCGGTCTCGTACATGAACTCCTCGGCGGCGATCAAGGCGTTCACCGGTCGCCACGGCGGTACCATCTGCACCTCGTCGAATGCCCGGCGGGCGCTGGAGTGGGCGTTCACCCAGGGCGCGAAGGTGCTGTTCCTGCCCGACCAGCACCTGGGCCGTAACACCGCGGTCCGCGACCTGGGGCTGAGCCTGGACGACTGTGTGGTCTACGACCCGCACCGGCCCGGCGGCGGCCTGATGGAAGGTCAGTTGCGCGACGCCCGGATAATTTTGTGGCGCGGCCACTGCTCGGTGCACGGCCGGTTCACCCTGAAGAACGTGGACGACGTCCGGGCCCGGATCCCCGGGGTGAACGTGCTGGTGCACCCGGAGTGCACCCACGAGGTGGTCAGCGCCGCCGATCAGGTCGGCTCGACCGAGCACATCATCCGGGTGCTGGACGCGGCCCCGGCCGGCTCGGCCTGGGCGGTCGGGACCGAGCTGAATCTGGTCCGCCGACTGGCCGCGGCTCACCCGGACAAGCAGGTCACGTTCCTGGACTCGACCGTCTGCTACTGCTCGACGATGAACCGGATCGACCTGCCGCACCTGGTCTGGACACTGGAGTCGCTGGTGGCCGGCGCGGTGCGCAACGTGATCACCGTCGACCCGGAGACCACCGCGGCGGCCCGCGCCGCACTGGACCAGATGCTCGCCCTGCCTGGGATCTGA
- a CDS encoding glycerate kinase: MRVLIAPDGFTGTLSAVEAAEAIAAGWRQVAPDDELLCAPLSDGGPGFVDVLSSVLGGRRLTYVVTGPLGEPVPAEVLLVDDTAYVESAQACGLHLVPAVARDPLRTTTFGVGELLAAAIEAGARQVVVGLGGSGTNDGGAGALAALGAQPGALLRAGGGALRDLDPADLDLGAARERVAGVELRIATDVDNLLLGLRGASAVFGPQKGADGDVVQRLDVALEHFARAAQPGVGLNMPGSAAVLPGAGAAGGLGFGLLLLGAKRVAGIATVAELTGLSAAINTVDLVVTGEGSFDWQSLSGKVVAGVAAAAGEHARPCLVLAGRVEVGRREMAALGVAGAYSLVEFLGSEQAAQEPAFDNLAALAARVAGNWSPREA; the protein is encoded by the coding sequence ATGCGCGTGCTGATCGCCCCCGACGGCTTCACCGGAACTCTGAGTGCCGTCGAGGCGGCCGAGGCGATTGCGGCCGGGTGGCGGCAGGTGGCACCGGATGACGAACTGCTGTGCGCCCCGCTGTCCGACGGCGGACCCGGCTTCGTCGACGTGCTGTCCTCCGTGCTGGGCGGTCGGCGGCTGACGTACGTGGTCACCGGACCGCTGGGCGAGCCGGTGCCGGCCGAGGTTCTGCTGGTCGACGACACCGCCTACGTCGAGTCGGCGCAGGCCTGCGGCCTGCATCTGGTGCCCGCTGTTGCCCGGGACCCGCTACGGACCACCACGTTCGGCGTCGGGGAACTGCTCGCCGCCGCGATCGAGGCCGGCGCCCGGCAGGTCGTCGTCGGGCTCGGCGGCAGCGGTACCAACGACGGCGGCGCGGGAGCGTTGGCGGCCCTGGGCGCGCAGCCCGGCGCCCTGTTGCGGGCCGGCGGCGGAGCCCTGCGCGACCTGGACCCGGCCGACCTGGACCTGGGGGCGGCCCGGGAACGGGTCGCCGGGGTCGAACTGCGCATCGCCACCGACGTCGACAACCTGCTGCTGGGCCTGCGCGGTGCCAGCGCGGTGTTCGGGCCGCAGAAGGGCGCCGACGGCGACGTGGTGCAACGGCTGGACGTGGCACTGGAGCACTTCGCCCGGGCCGCGCAGCCCGGCGTCGGGCTGAACATGCCAGGCTCGGCCGCCGTGCTGCCCGGGGCAGGTGCGGCCGGCGGACTCGGGTTTGGGCTGCTGCTGCTCGGCGCCAAACGGGTCGCCGGGATCGCCACCGTCGCCGAACTGACCGGGCTGAGCGCGGCGATCAATACGGTCGACCTGGTGGTCACCGGCGAGGGATCCTTCGACTGGCAGTCGCTGTCCGGGAAGGTCGTCGCCGGGGTCGCGGCCGCGGCGGGCGAGCATGCCCGCCCGTGCCTGGTCCTGGCCGGGCGCGTCGAGGTCGGTCGGCGGGAGATGGCCGCGCTCGGCGTCGCGGGCGCGTACTCGCTGGTCGAGTTCCTCGGCTCGGAACAAGCCGCGCAGGAGCCGGCGTTCGACAATCTGGCGGCTCTTGCGGCTCGTGTCGCGGGCAATTGGTCGCCACGTGAGGCCTGA